Within the Arachis duranensis cultivar V14167 chromosome 10, aradu.V14167.gnm2.J7QH, whole genome shotgun sequence genome, the region tagtctcaatatgatatctatttcggcgaatatctttaaagctcaacaagtttcttagatacttggtagacaatagtgcattatttattatgaattttgttccttcGGAGAACAAAATTATAGTTCTTCCGGAGCCTTCAATCACATTGcttgagccaataatagtattaacatattcttcttttggcacaagatgggtaaaatatatatcacttttgagaatggtgtgcgaacttgcactatccgcaaggcatacatcttcattatatatctttgccattttcttcaaagacaaataataataataataaatgagtagtatgcacagttaaattgaatacttaatcagaattatttttctaagaaacactatatataaaaataatgtcatatacaaaaattttattttaaaaacttgaCACGTGtaatgatttcaaaattcataaacattaatatttcattatttatatacatcatatttaaaacttaaatatataaaaaataaaacttaacaataagttctttacattatttatttacatgaatacttaataatctcacatattaaactatttcatcattgatcaaatgaccaatattttcttcaggatcctcaaagaaatcagatacatcataatgcgTGGTGGAATTTttagcatcatttgaaacaaaatttgtttcctttcctttgtcgtcctttttcaaagatgcttgataaagatggACTAGATGCCTTGGTGTACGACAGGTAGGCGACTAAtgaccctttccaccacaacggaaacacttatcctctgttgatttattttacccaatatttatttctttatcccatttctggtgagatcctctcttttgaacataattttttttcttccataattttttttgttattaaaaccttgccatttacctttTTCTGGGGTAATGATTTGCTGCATTTACTTCAGAAAATGGGGTGGCGCCAGCTGGGCGCGCTTCGTGATTCTTTAAGAGTAACTCATTGTTTTGTTtagcaacaagaaggcaagaaattagttcaaaatattttttaaatcatttttctcgatactgctgcaggagtacattcgaggcatggaaggttgagaaaattttctctaacatatcattatcaattatcttttctccacataatttcattcgtgaggtgattcgaaacattgctaagttatattcatttatggatttaaaatcctATAGACACGtgtgcgtccattcatatcgggcttgaggaagtatcaccatTTTTTATGATTGTAACTTTCTTCAAGGTTTTTTCAAAGATCTGCAGGATATTTTAatatgagatattcatttttcaatctttcgtcaagatgacgacgaagaaaaatcatggctttggctttatccttctgggatgcattattttcagccttaatgatATTTCTAAGAtctattgaatcaagatggatttcagcatctaatatctatgataaataattgttttcaGATATATtaagagcattgaattcaagatgaaaaaaattcgatataataaaactttgttacctgagtctttctaaaaatttaatcagAGTCTCGTACTGATAAcatgttataaaataaataaaggagaaataataaaataaaatataaataaaaaatactattattagtatttatCAATACTATTATATTACTTTActataaagataatatatcCACATGAGataactttttcaaatttttattaaatatatttttccttGAGAATACGGAATCGCCCATCATTCTCCGTAACTAATCTTATCACAACATTTACAAAATTCGGTAAACAAACAATTATGTTAAATGGAATTAAattgtcatttattttattttattacttaaaataacaaatcataaataatttatccATATCTACTTATTTTTCACATGAAGCGTTTACGACTTTACGTTACGCCGTGCAGTATAAATTGGCAAGACGGGTGCGTTTTGCTTCAGTTCAGTTGCAGAAGTGATCGCAAATTTGGGAATTTAGGGATTCGAGGTGTTCGCTGTTCTCTCACTCACTCATTCttgttattgaagaagaagaagatattctAATCGGAAGCTCCCGTCTCTTGTGTAAGGTAAAGCTCTTTATCGTCTAGCgttctttcttctccttttctctcATAAGGTGAATTGGATGAGACTTCGCAGTTCACCGCATATTTTCCTTTCATTTCCAAGAAAGTAGGGAATTGGTTCGAGACGGTAAAATGCAGAACAAAGAAGCAGTGCTGGAAGATGGCCAAGCAGCGCATGCGACTGAGGTTCCtgattggggtaattttgtggATGATGACATAATGCAGCAGAAATCTGCAATTAATGCTGAGGAAGCCAAGAAAATTCCATTTCTCGGCGATAAGGTAAGCCTAACACCTTCATCTCTTTCGAATTTCTTGAATCTTTGTGAAGGATTTGAATACGTGATACACGTTTATGATTactgattattattattattgttattactgTTATAGTCCTAAATAAAAGGGGTGGAACATGATTATAGTCACGAGTGGGAAAAAGTTTTTGACTTTTAATTAATGTGACAAATTGGCAGGAACCAATAAGTAGCTTAGCTGCTGAATATGAATCAGGCAGTCCAATCTTGCTGGAGAAAATAAAGGTTTGGTTAAccttttattttcaactttttgCATGTAACCTTGTTTGTTGAACCCATTTCTTTTGTCACCCTTAATACAGGTGCTTGATGAGCAATATGCTGCTATTCGGCGAACTCGGGGAGATGGCAACTGCTTCTTTCGCGGCTTTATGTTTTCATACCTTGTATGTTTTAATGCGTTTATGGCCGCACTATGGTCTGTGGAGTATGGAATCAGTAATCATATATTCCAATATCTTTTACCAATGAATAACTTATTGTTAACTTGTTTCAGGAGCATATTTTGCTAAGTCAAGATCAAGCAGAGGTTGAACGTATACAAGCTAATATTGAAAAGAGTAGGAAGGCACTACAGTCCTTGGGTTATGCAGACTTGACGTTTGAAGATTTTTTTGCGGTAACTAATATCACATCTTCCTTCTTTATTTTGGGTATACTGCAACAGTAAGATTTACTAGGCAAGTTTGCTATGAATCTACTAAGCTTTGAAAATTGCCCCAAATTTGCATTGCTGTTTATGGCATTTGGTATATTTTTGCTGGATTTATTGAATGATAAGACTTTGGTGGTTCAAAAAAAAGTGGGGAAATGAAAATCATACaattaatgaatgctaaataaTGTAAGTTTTGGCTGTTATTGGCTAAATCTTGTTACCAAACATTTTCGAATTCTAAATATGTGGAGAAATTTTCAGCGGCTATAGAAAGCTTTACACATGAATATTTCCCGTATTTAAATGTGTTTAGTTTAAGTTTCTCTTTCCTTCCCCATGAATTAGCATTGACTATCATAAGTTGGAAGTACATGTTCCACAAAATATCTAATTATGATCTTTTGCTGTTTTCTGGATCTGGTTTtcctttttctgtttcttttctctcttttccttAGGGTTTTGTCTGAATAAACTTTTTATGATTACAGTCATGAAGAACTTGTTTCTAGATGCCGAGATCCATCAGTTTCTGATTATGGTGAGTGACTTGGAAGTTGCAACACACCCCCGAAATACCTTAATCTCATTTCTGTCTTATCTTTTGACGAATTTGTTTGTTTAGTTGTAATGTTCTTCAGATTTGTTACCTCTGCTGAGATACAAAAGCGTTCAGTGTTTTTTGAACCTTTCATAATGGGTCTGACTAATACTACAGTCGAGCAGGTTTGTTCGACATTAAGAATTATTCTATCCCTCCAAAAgctgattttaaatttaatatcttaaaaaatgATGTACCATTACTTCTTTTGTTGAATAATTTTGCTTGGTCTCCTTCTTAGGATTTTTTTCCCcaattttattcatatgattatcAATCTCTCACACTATGTCTTGTTGTTTAGTTTTGCAAATCATCGGTTGAACCAATGGGTGAAGAGAGCGACCATGTGCAGATTACTGCCCTTTCTGATGCATTGGGTGTTCCAATCCGTGTTGTGTATCTTGACCGCAGTTCTTGCGATACTGGAGGTGTCAGCGTAAATCATCACGATTTCATGCCAGCTGCCAGTGATCTCCCAAATGCTAGTGTTAGCGATGGAAAGAATAATCCATTCATCACATTGCTATATCGCCCTGGTCACTATGATATCCTCTATCCAAAATGAGGGCCTACTCAGGAAGATCTCCAGTTACACTTTTTGGTGTTGTGGAGCCGCAACAGCTCTGCACTGAGCTATGTTACTAAGAACGGTCTTAGTCTGTAACTTTGTTAATGTTGAATGGTCAATTTGTCTAGAAGTTTCATCTGTTTAGTACTGATTAACCAGCACAAAGTACATTAGCATCAATGCTCTAATAATCAAAACTCACTTTGATGCCTGTTACATGTTGGCATGGCTCCTTGCAGCTTCCTTGTATTATCTCGTTGCTGCTGCTTCCAATCTTTGCATGTGTGCCCATCTTTCACCGCAATGCTTCACTAGTAATTAATTCGTAATAACCCTGCAATGTTTATGGATAATCATGAGTACTATATATGGTTTTCTGTTTCTTATTGTTTTGGTGAAAAGATTCAATTTTATTGATTGATAATATCATGCAACAAGAGAAGCGAGTATTACAGTAAGATTTGAAGACATGCGTGAGAAGCTTATTTTCAGTGTTGGCTTTCTATATTGCCAGATCTGAGTTAGCCTCACTTATTTTCACAGTACAATATAAACGTTGTTAACAGAAAATCATTATGTTATACATCAATCACCTATCATGCAAACGAGAGATAAGGAGGAGAGTAGTTTTTAAAAGAGGGAGCGAGTCCTTAAATAGATTAACACAAAGTTCTCATGGAGCTTGCAAATTTGTTTAGACAATATTGGCTTAAATCACTTTCTTACACAGCACCAAACTTTAGAGGTTCAGTATAATTGAGTTTTGTCCGTAGTAAACATGTAGCGAATCTCCAATCAATAAGACATACGGATATTGTTAGCGGTGGTTTGAAGATATTGGTTAAAGAATAGAATTTTAGTTTGGGGGACAAAAATGGAGCTGAAGTTATTGCGGATAAACTTTGTGACATgtataattttacaaattaaattcaCTGAAAATTTTCATCAAATCTGTATCTTTCAATCAAACATTCCCTTAATTGAAAAGGGCATCAAATCTTATAGCATTGTAAATGTGctttgatttggaaagtcaTCATCTAGATTCGGTCCATACTTGTGATTCTTTATTCAAGAAAACTAGTGTAAATGTGTATGAACAAGTGAAATTTCAGTactttaaatttctaaaatctAAGATTTAGACGTGCATAAGCCTCACTGACCAAGTTGTTGCTTCCATGtttaaaattcttaaatgtTAATAATGTGTTTACCTACCTTGTTTGATTGCTTTGTCAGCAAGACACAGGAAATTGAAGTCTGATTGGTGAAGAAAAGTGAAGAAACTCAGTTACAACTCTGCAATTACAAAGTACAGAAGCAGCCCCAGAAAAATATAGGGAAATAAGAAGCTTATAACACAACAGAGGGAGCTGAAACTGAAAGAGCAAAATCAAAAGAGTTGTTTTCTAATGAGCACTAAAAATGGCTTCCTCCAAAAGTTGCTTAGAGTTATTCATCAAAGCAGGGCTCAACCTGAACATGAGCGTGCAGAACTCCATCTCATCAAGAGCACCATCTCCATCAAGATCACCTTCTCTCAGCATGCTCATTATCTCATCATCACTCATCCCTTCCAACCCAAGCAATGCAGAGTTCCTCTTGAGGCTCTCAAATGTGATCACTTTCTTCTCTCTGTCCATCAACAACTGGAACCCATTTGTCAGCTCCTTCATGAACCCTTCAGTCCCCAGTTTCTCCACCATTGCCGGGAAGTAGTCCTCGAAAACCACCGTGTTCCTCTTCGATCCCATTGACCACCACAACAACTATATATATCAAGTAATAATGAGAAGTGAGAACAATGCAGTAGAAGGATTATTAAGAGCGTTTATATAGTTAGACACGGAGAATAAACGAACTATGAAGGAAGAGTAAGTGATGAGAACTGAGAAGTTGACAATTCAAGTACAGATAAGAGTGGATTTCTCTTGAAAACGACATTCACTCAGACACCAAAACCTTTTCCCTTCAACAAATATTTCCTTATTATGCATTCAAAActttaaatacatattaatCATCAAATAtgttttaagaaataaaaatgaaaaaaggtgTTACTCTTTCGTGGAAGGTGCGTGGGAAGCTCTATAGTGTGCCCAAGGGATGGTACAAAACACTCATCATGACTCATCACTCATGACACAGATTACATATTAGCATTTTATAGACCACTTCGATAAAgacactaaaaatatttttttttaagacgtattggttaataatttattttttaatacacCAGAATAAAATCGATTTATTatagcaacaataataaatcTAATTGTCCGCATTTTAATTATTAGACCTAATTTAGTTTGACTGATTTACACAATCTAAATCgaattatgtttaatttttttaataaaaagataaatatatccctgatttttgttcaaaaaaattataatcgaTAAATTGGTTGATTCGACCGAATCTGATAATAATTgggtttattattattgttataaaaaaattggtacaaAACACTCATCATGACTCATCACTCATGACAATGATTACGTATTAGCATTTTTCCCTTTTCCTCAAGTAAAtattaatctatttttattttatacaaaataatacTGATATTCTCACATAAATAAAACTtttcatataaatattaataagaaaaaaaaactataatctactaaataatttttttccatcTTAATACTGCACTTCTTACAAAAGCAAGTGTTATGACTATTGTTCCTTAATTACCAAATCCAAACGCCAAAAGCAAACAAAAATAAGCAGCGTAAGATACGAAAACGAAGATGCCATGATGTAGCTGCAAAATCCAAAGAGTTGAcccacatataattaataccATGAGCGCTAAGTCTTTTTTTGTGTTTCCTTCCCCCTCACAATTGTCAATTTCCCATTTAATTCTCTATCCATGAATCATTTTATATGTACTATGTGTTTGGATTTTGTTTAACAATATTCATCACAACACGAAAATAGGATCAAAGAACAATTAAAACACTCAATAGGTTCGCAATTACCTTCTCAATTGTTGATAACAAAAGCAGATCATATTTCCTACATATGTCAACCGTGTTAGGTAGTTAATATCAAATCCACCCACTaaagtattataaaatatatgttaaaatataaaatatacattaaaaataaattaaataatacatatatttttatataaacacataataattgattttagtaATTGATTATTATGTatacattatatttttatttttattcctatATAGCCAACTTAATTTAATGAgttcaatttaataaaaaagaattcaattagagaattaattatttgttagttattttttatattaatttttaaaatttaaattctaaactctaaaaaaatgatgattattttacaataaaaatggattaatattaattaat harbors:
- the LOC107468464 gene encoding LOW QUALITY PROTEIN: OVARIAN TUMOR DOMAIN-containing deubiquitinating enzyme 1 (The sequence of the model RefSeq protein was modified relative to this genomic sequence to represent the inferred CDS: substituted 1 base at 1 genomic stop codon) produces the protein MQNKEAVLEDGQAAHATEVPDWGNFVDDDIMQQKSAINAEEAKKIPFLGDKEPISSLAAEYESGSPILLEKIKVLDEQYAAIRRTRGDGNCFFRGFMFSYLEHILLSQDQAEVERIQANIEKSRKALQSLGYADLTFEDFFALFLFSLFLRVLSEXTFYDYSHEELVSRCRDPSVSDYVVMFFRFVTSAEIQKRSVFFEPFIMGLTNTTVEQFCKSSVEPMGEESDHVQITALSDALGVPIRVVYLDRSSCDTGGVSVNHHDFMPAASDLPNASVSDGKNNPFITLLYRPGHYDILYPK
- the LOC107468463 gene encoding calcium-binding protein PBP1 codes for the protein MGSKRNTVVFEDYFPAMVEKLGTEGFMKELTNGFQLLMDREKKVITFESLKRNSALLGLEGMSDDEIMSMLREGDLDGDGALDEMEFCTLMFRLSPALMNNSKQLLEEAIFSAH